One Dermacentor silvarum isolate Dsil-2018 chromosome 10, BIME_Dsil_1.4, whole genome shotgun sequence genomic window carries:
- the LOC119431132 gene encoding uncharacterized protein LOC119431132 — protein MFTCLCVEGYYGKTCHQYDPCFSSPCLHGARCLNESDVKFSCQCLPGYAGELCQENINECLSSPCKNRGECEDGINSFTCHCPQGYGGPLCELRDTCPEEFQQTDKGTFHWQPLAHGSVAKVECPYGAYNPASEYKYARRKCRLLADGQTSWMKVSAQHCRYKSFQAAENITSELEFLTHDPRNIRPDQLQGFAEKIEPVVEYAVKDIKIAQAMIHVISNFLALNDSVIKEGDADGIAVEKLVSMVERFTSEVVLDSGALIIENENLVVKAVAWSPKLLSQGRDFLTFSLRSNGDHYLHEDFSGDADEQEGGDNIVITIPFEALSMAINSSRLAAGEPYRPYTRGGERATHLVRVLPKRQVFPAGSPK, from the exons ATGTTCACCTGCCTCTGCGTGGAGGGCTACTATGGCAAGACGTGCCACCAGTATGACCCCTGCTTCTCGTCTCCCTGCCTGCACGGCGCCCGCTGCCTGAACGAGTCGGATGTGAAGTTCAGCTGCCAGTGCCTGCCGGGATACGCGG GTGAGCTCTGCCAGGAGAACATCAACGAATGCCTCTCCAGCCCATGCAAGAACCGCGGCGAATGCGAAGATGGCATCAACAGCTTCACTTGCCATTGCCCTCAGGGCTACGGTGGCCCGCTGTGCGAGCTCAGAG ACACGTGTCCCGAGGAGTTTCAGCAGACCGACAAGGGCACCTTCCACTGGCAACCCCTCGCGCACGGTTCGGTGGCCAAAGTGGAGTGTCCGTACGGCGCCTACAACCCGGCCAGCGAGTACAAGTACGCGCGACGCAAGTGCCGCCTGCTGGCCGACGGGCAGACCAGCTGGATGAAGGTCTCGGCACAGCACTGCCGATACAAG AGCTTCCAGGCAGCCGAGAACATCACCTCGGAGCTCGAATTCTTGACCCACGACCCGAGAAACATCCGACCGGATCAGCTGCAGGGCTTCGCAGAAAAGATCGAGCCGGTCGTCGAGTACGCAGTCAAGGACATCAAG ATTGCGCAAGCCATGATTCACGTGATCAGCAATTTCCTCGCTCTGAATGACAGCGTCATCAAAGAAGGAGATGCTGATGGGATTGCGGTCGAAAA GCTGGTCTCGATGGTGGAGAGGTTCACATCCGAGGTTGTTCTCGATTCGGGGGCGCTCATCATCGAGAACGAGAACCTCGTGGTGAAGGCGGTCGCCTGGTCGCCCAAGCTTCTCTCGCAGGGCCGGGACTTCCTCACCTTTTCACTGCGGTCCAACGGTGACCACTATCTCCACGAGGACTTCTCGGGGGACGCGGACGAACAAGAGGGTGGCGAC AACATCGTGATCACCATCCCGTTCGAGGCACTGTCGATGGCGATCAACAGCTCTCGGCTCGCCGCCGGCGAACCCTACCGGCCCTATACACGAGGTGGAGAAAGGGCCACGCATCTCGTTCGTGTCCTACCGAAACGACAAGTTTTTCCGGCCGGCTCGCCGAAATGA